A single window of Planctomycetia bacterium DNA harbors:
- a CDS encoding J domain-containing protein, giving the protein MPLANSFHHWPTAFDAATVLLFVVAAISLPALGYVFLALDIRRYLRSLNRALIRVASQLYSTPRWALPETPRCLAVFGLQIPCTEEELMSAYREKVKMLHPDRGGDKRRFLVLQAQFTEAMKQIGELRREE; this is encoded by the coding sequence ATGCCTCTCGCGAATTCGTTTCACCACTGGCCGACTGCGTTTGACGCCGCGACGGTGTTGTTGTTTGTTGTCGCGGCGATTTCGTTGCCGGCGTTGGGCTACGTCTTTCTCGCGCTCGATATTCGCCGTTACTTGCGGTCGTTGAATCGCGCGTTGATTCGAGTCGCCTCGCAACTCTATTCCACGCCGCGCTGGGCGCTGCCGGAAACCCCGCGCTGCCTGGCGGTGTTCGGGCTGCAGATTCCATGCACCGAAGAGGAGTTGATGAGCGCCTACCGCGAGAAAGTGAAAATGCTCCACCCTGACCGCGGCGGCGACAAGCGCCGATTCCTGGTCTTGCAGGCGCAGTTCACCGAGGCGATGAAACAGATTGGGGAACTGCGCAGGGAGGAATAG
- a CDS encoding acyl-CoA dehydrogenase family protein, whose amino-acid sequence MAQTAREKQMAEAEELLGDSLARVGFVKGLFFGRHLAARLAAYPKFRAADAVGQQAAELRSFCDRAIDAAAIDREARIPDQVIRGLGDLGVLGACLPLESGGRGLSQSSYCRLIEVLGHHCGSTALFVNAHHSIGPRAIVLFGNEEQKTKWLPKLATGEWLSAFALTEPEAGSDAGNVQTTATPTPDGRGYVLNGEKRWITNGGVASVLTVMARTPAGKGKETKVTAFLVTPDMPGFQVVEERMSKLGVRGTATSRLAFREMFVPKENVLGQLGKGLKVALTVLDFGRTTFGASCAGAAKKCLELASAHAAQRVQFGETLDSFELVRHKLANMAAGIYGIESATYQTAALIDSGDDDYMIETALLKVFSTEVLWTIVNDAFQIYGGKAYFTDQPLERMLRDARINQIGEGANDVLRVFSALVGMRDVGLELKGVVDALLNPLGNLTRLGGFASRRLGSMLAAPPVEVRAAELREDAEQLGALIGRFGGQVEKLLRKYQEGIVDQQLQLARIADAAAELYVSSCVLNRLDAELCHDPHDGHATPPDLSLGRLFLTMSRRRTLGCLAALWENDDDGVMGYKV is encoded by the coding sequence GTGGCGCAAACAGCTCGCGAAAAACAGATGGCCGAAGCGGAGGAATTGCTGGGCGACAGCCTGGCCCGGGTGGGCTTCGTGAAAGGCCTGTTTTTCGGGCGGCATCTGGCGGCCCGGTTGGCGGCGTATCCGAAATTCCGCGCTGCGGACGCCGTCGGCCAACAAGCGGCCGAATTGCGCTCGTTCTGCGACCGAGCGATCGACGCGGCGGCGATTGATCGCGAGGCGCGGATTCCCGACCAGGTGATTCGCGGGCTCGGGGATCTCGGCGTGCTGGGGGCATGCCTACCGTTGGAGTCCGGCGGACGTGGGCTTTCGCAGTCTTCTTATTGCCGGCTGATCGAGGTGCTGGGGCATCACTGCGGCAGCACGGCGCTGTTTGTGAATGCGCATCACTCAATTGGCCCACGGGCGATTGTGCTGTTCGGCAATGAGGAACAAAAAACGAAGTGGTTGCCGAAGCTCGCGACCGGCGAGTGGTTGAGCGCCTTTGCTCTCACGGAGCCGGAAGCCGGGAGCGACGCCGGCAACGTGCAGACGACCGCGACGCCGACGCCGGATGGGCGCGGTTACGTACTGAACGGCGAGAAGCGCTGGATTACCAACGGCGGCGTGGCCAGCGTGTTGACCGTGATGGCACGAACGCCGGCCGGCAAAGGAAAGGAAACCAAGGTCACCGCGTTCCTGGTCACGCCGGACATGCCGGGTTTTCAGGTCGTCGAAGAACGGATGTCGAAACTGGGCGTCCGCGGCACGGCAACTTCGCGGCTCGCGTTCCGCGAGATGTTTGTCCCGAAAGAGAATGTGCTTGGGCAACTCGGCAAAGGATTAAAAGTCGCGCTGACGGTGCTCGACTTCGGCCGGACGACGTTTGGCGCGAGTTGCGCCGGCGCGGCGAAGAAATGCCTGGAACTGGCCTCCGCGCATGCGGCGCAGCGGGTGCAATTCGGTGAAACTTTGGATTCGTTCGAATTGGTGCGCCACAAACTCGCCAACATGGCAGCGGGAATTTATGGCATCGAGAGCGCCACGTATCAGACCGCGGCGCTGATCGATTCCGGCGACGACGATTACATGATCGAAACGGCGCTGTTAAAGGTCTTCTCCACCGAGGTGCTGTGGACGATCGTCAACGATGCCTTCCAGATTTACGGCGGCAAGGCGTACTTCACCGATCAACCGCTGGAGCGGATGCTCCGCGACGCGCGGATCAACCAGATCGGCGAAGGCGCGAATGACGTGTTGCGAGTCTTTAGCGCGCTGGTTGGGATGCGCGACGTCGGGTTAGAGCTAAAAGGTGTGGTCGACGCGCTGTTGAACCCACTCGGCAATCTCACGCGATTGGGCGGGTTCGCTTCGCGCCGCCTGGGCAGTATGCTCGCCGCGCCGCCGGTCGAAGTTCGCGCCGCGGAACTGCGCGAGGACGCGGAGCAACTTGGCGCGTTGATCGGCCGCTTTGGCGGTCAGGTCGAAAAGCTGCTGCGAAAATATCAGGAAGGCATCGTCGATCAGCAGTTGCAACTCGCCCGCATCGCCGACGCCGCGGCGGAGTTGTACGTTTCCAGTTGCGTACTCAATCGCCTCGACGCTGAACTGTGCCACGACCCGCACGACGGCCATGCGACGCCGCCGGACCTTTCGCTTGGCAGACTTTTCCTCACGATGTCCCGCCGCCGCACACTGGGATGTTTGGCGGCGCTGTGGGAAAATGATGATGACGGCGTGATGGGGTATAAGGTTTGA
- a CDS encoding 4Fe-4S binding protein gives MAKQGPRKKVPKELAVINADNCTGCEACLEVCPVDCIIKIQQFDGMPNMQSFCQIDLERCVGCEVCVHIPQKKTNPYELTVCPWNAIEMVPTETVAQVVAQIGGPPAYIHEHWDELVGTAQHLAELRAGA, from the coding sequence ATGGCCAAGCAAGGGCCGCGCAAGAAGGTTCCCAAAGAGTTGGCGGTGATCAACGCCGACAATTGCACCGGCTGCGAGGCCTGCCTCGAGGTCTGCCCGGTCGATTGCATCATCAAGATCCAGCAATTCGACGGCATGCCCAACATGCAGAGCTTCTGCCAGATCGACCTGGAGCGCTGCGTCGGCTGCGAAGTCTGCGTGCATATCCCGCAGAAGAAAACGAATCCGTACGAACTGACCGTTTGCCCTTGGAACGCGATCGAAATGGTGCCGACGGAAACCGTCGCGCAAGTCGTGGCCCAGATCGGCGGCCCGCCGGCCTATATCCACGAGCACTGGGACGAGTTGGTCGGCACCGCGCAACACCTCGCGGAACTGCGAGCAGGCGCCTGA
- a CDS encoding UPF0175 family protein, with product MSITFDLPEDVEAQLRRELGDLDQAAKEAALVELYRQGKLSHGRFAESLGISRYEADGVLKRHNVTEDLVTMAELDEQIADFRELLGE from the coding sequence ATGTCCATAACCTTTGATTTGCCGGAAGACGTCGAAGCCCAGCTGCGACGCGAACTGGGCGATCTTGACCAGGCGGCGAAAGAGGCCGCGCTTGTCGAACTTTATCGCCAGGGGAAGCTATCGCACGGGCGGTTTGCCGAGTCGCTTGGTATTTCGCGGTATGAGGCGGACGGCGTGCTCAAGCGCCACAACGTGACCGAGGATCTGGTCACAATGGCGGAACTGGATGAGCAGATTGCCGATTTTCGCGAGTTGCTAGGCGAATGA
- a CDS encoding serine/threonine-protein kinase, which yields MGPGELESGVTIGDFRIERRLGAGGMGVVYLAKQLSLQRSVALKVLGPALEQGEYIARFRREAQAAARLMHAGIAQVYFVGQDEQACFMAMEFVDGVTLRHVINRMIAASDAPDTIDEAAQQPEAARALAIRFDWDASTEVEQVEDSANPFFSGKRHTPKTLKDTKLSGLHVRRASELVREAALALEHAHDHGVIHRDVKPDNIMVDRAGHIRIVDFGVARFFDDRSLTLTGQLVGTPMYMSPEQVTGRLDLDQRTDVYSLGLVLYELLALANPIVAPSREGVLRQIVAKPLLPVSWKNRTVPRGLEAIVHKATAKDPDDRYQRAADLAADLHRFLAAQPVVAEPYRYRYDPRDILAKRPNAVLAAASILFAAALCMIALMAPGQIFVTLAVELPGQPAPDRNVVWLTTAAIVATGAIVGALGWGVLMGRNIARWLAIGLCAIYGFVMSWMAITLLHFADDTKELELTAQSFLLATILLPTILLAVTALALLFTRPAREWFRLARQSRREYKAMRNATRQ from the coding sequence ATGGGACCTGGCGAACTCGAATCCGGCGTGACCATCGGCGATTTTCGCATCGAGCGCCGACTGGGCGCCGGCGGAATGGGCGTCGTCTATCTCGCTAAACAGCTTTCGCTCCAACGTTCGGTCGCGCTCAAAGTGCTGGGGCCGGCCTTGGAGCAAGGCGAGTACATCGCCCGTTTTCGCCGCGAAGCGCAGGCCGCGGCCCGCTTGATGCATGCCGGAATCGCGCAGGTGTATTTCGTCGGCCAAGACGAGCAGGCCTGCTTCATGGCGATGGAGTTCGTCGACGGCGTCACCCTCCGGCATGTCATCAATCGCATGATTGCCGCGAGCGACGCTCCGGACACGATCGACGAAGCCGCCCAGCAGCCGGAGGCGGCTCGGGCGCTGGCGATTCGATTCGACTGGGACGCCTCCACGGAAGTGGAGCAAGTGGAGGACTCGGCAAATCCGTTCTTCTCCGGCAAAAGACACACGCCAAAGACTTTGAAGGACACAAAGCTAAGCGGGCTGCATGTCCGCCGCGCAAGTGAACTTGTCCGGGAAGCGGCGCTCGCCCTGGAACACGCGCACGATCATGGAGTCATCCACCGCGACGTCAAACCGGACAACATCATGGTCGATCGCGCCGGGCACATTCGCATCGTGGATTTCGGCGTCGCACGTTTCTTCGACGATCGGTCGTTAACGCTGACCGGCCAATTGGTCGGGACGCCCATGTACATGAGCCCCGAGCAAGTGACCGGCCGGCTGGATCTCGATCAGCGAACCGATGTCTACTCATTAGGCCTGGTGCTGTACGAACTACTGGCGCTGGCCAATCCCATCGTGGCGCCTTCCCGCGAAGGCGTGCTTCGACAAATCGTCGCCAAACCGCTGTTGCCGGTCTCCTGGAAGAATCGAACCGTCCCACGTGGCCTGGAGGCGATTGTCCACAAGGCGACCGCCAAGGATCCCGACGATCGCTACCAGCGGGCGGCCGACCTGGCTGCCGATCTCCATCGGTTTCTCGCCGCGCAGCCCGTCGTCGCCGAGCCGTATCGCTATCGGTACGACCCGCGAGACATACTCGCCAAGCGCCCTAACGCCGTACTGGCGGCGGCCTCCATCTTGTTCGCCGCTGCGCTGTGCATGATTGCGCTCATGGCGCCGGGGCAGATTTTTGTCACTTTGGCCGTCGAACTGCCCGGGCAGCCAGCGCCGGATCGAAACGTTGTCTGGCTGACAACTGCGGCGATAGTAGCCACGGGCGCGATTGTCGGGGCCTTGGGCTGGGGAGTGTTGATGGGACGCAACATAGCGCGCTGGCTCGCCATCGGGCTCTGCGCGATCTACGGATTCGTGATGAGTTGGATGGCGATCACTCTATTGCATTTCGCCGACGACACAAAGGAACTTGAGCTGACCGCGCAATCCTTTCTGTTAGCGACCATCCTATTGCCCACGATCCTCTTAGCGGTGACGGCGCTTGCGCTGCTGTTCACGCGACCGGCGCGGGAATGGTTCCGCTTGGCGCGTCAATCGCGACGGGAGTACAAGGCCATGCGCAACGCGACACGTCAATAG